From a region of the Hemibagrus wyckioides isolate EC202008001 linkage group LG06, SWU_Hwy_1.0, whole genome shotgun sequence genome:
- the pou3f3a gene encoding POU domain, class 3, transcription factor 3-A isoform X2, whose translation MATAASNPYLASNSILSSSGSVVHSDSGGGMQPGSAAVTSVSAGYRGDPSGKMVQSEFMQGAMAASNGGHMLSHAHQWVTSLPHAAAAAAAAAAAAAAAEAGSPWSTSPVGMAGSPQQQDVKSTSNRDDLHSGTSLHHRGTHGAHQAHQSAWVGTTAAAHISTITAGQQQSQQSLIYSQPGAFTVNGMLNPASSLVHPGLMRGESPEMDHGSHHHHHHHHHHPHHHPHQQQQHAHHPHAQHHGGVNSHDSHSDEDTPTSDDLEQFAKQFKQRRIKLGFTQADVGLALGTLYGNVFSQTTICRFEALQLSFKNMCKLKPLLNKWLEEADSSTGSPTSIDKIAAQGRKRKKRTSIEVSVKGALESHFLKCPKPSAQEITTLADSLQLEKEVVRVWFCNRRQKEKRMTPPGVGQTPEDVYSQVVNVSADTPPPSMDCKRELCGRLLKRCKFER comes from the exons CAACAGCATTCTCTCCTCATCAGGCTCGGTCGTGCACTCGGATTCCGGAGGTGGCATGCAGCCGGGAAGCGCTGCCGTTACTTCAGTATCAGCCGGATACAGAGGAGATCCCTCGGGCAAAATGGTGCAGAGCGAATTTATGCAAGGAGCCATGGCGGCAAGTAATGGGGGCCACATGCTAAGCCATGCTCATCAGTGGGTCACCTCACTCCCTCatgccgccgccgccgccgcagcagcagcagcagcagctgcagcagccGAAGCCGGATCGCCTTGGTCTACTAGTCCCGTGGGAATGGCGGGTAGCCCGCAGCAGCAAGATGTCAAGAGCACTTCAAACCGAGACGATCTTCACTCCGGTACCTCGCTGCACCACCGGGGTACTCACGGGGCTCACCAGGCGCACCAAAGCGCATGGGTTGGCACCACGGCTGCGGCGCACATCAGCACCATCACGGCGGGCCAGCAGCAGTCTCAGCAGTCTCTCATTTACTCTCAACCAGGTGCGTTCACGGTCAACGGGATGCTAAATCCCGCGAGTAGTTTGGTTCACCCGGGTCTGATGCGCGGCGAATCGCCCGAAATGGACCACGGCagccaccatcatcaccaccaccatcatcatcatcctcaccatcacccCCACCAGCAACAGCAACACGCGCACCATCCTCACGCGCAACACCACGGCGGCGTGAACAGCCACGACTCACACTCAGACGAGGACACACCGACCTCCGACGACCTCGAGCAGTTTGCCAAGCAGTTCAAGCAGCGACGCATTAAGCTCGGCTTCACGCAAGCCGACGTTGGCTTGGCTCTCGGCACACTCTACGGCAACGTTTTCTCGCAGACCACCATCTGCAGGTTCGAGGCACTGCAGCTTAGCTTCAAGAACATGTGCAAGCTCAAGCCGTTGCTGAACAAGTGGCTGGAGGAGGCAGATTCGAGCACCGGCAGCCCTACGAGCATCGACAAAATAGCGGCACAGGGCCGCAAGCGCAAGAAGCGCACCTCCATCGAGGTGAGCGTTAAAGGGGCCTTGGAGAGCCACTTCCTCAAATGTCCTAAACCTTCTGCGCAGGAGATCACCACACTGGCGGACAGTCTGCAGCTGGAAAAGGAGGTGGTTCGTGTTTGGTTCTGCAACCGGAGGCAGAAGGAGAAGAGGATGACACCGCCTGGTGTAGGCCAGACGCCGGAGGACGTATACTCTCAGGTCGTCAACGTGAGTGCAGACACACCGCCCCCGTCCATGGACTGCAAAC GAGAGCTTTGTGGTAGATTGCTTAAAAGATGCAAGTTTGAAAGATGA
- the pou3f3a gene encoding POU domain, class 3, transcription factor 3-A isoform X1, producing MATAASNPYLASNSILSSSGSVVHSDSGGGMQPGSAAVTSVSAGYRGDPSGKMVQSEFMQGAMAASNGGHMLSHAHQWVTSLPHAAAAAAAAAAAAAAAEAGSPWSTSPVGMAGSPQQQDVKSTSNRDDLHSGTSLHHRGTHGAHQAHQSAWVGTTAAAHISTITAGQQQSQQSLIYSQPGAFTVNGMLNPASSLVHPGLMRGESPEMDHGSHHHHHHHHHHPHHHPHQQQQHAHHPHAQHHGGVNSHDSHSDEDTPTSDDLEQFAKQFKQRRIKLGFTQADVGLALGTLYGNVFSQTTICRFEALQLSFKNMCKLKPLLNKWLEEADSSTGSPTSIDKIAAQGRKRKKRTSIEVSVKGALESHFLKCPKPSAQEITTLADSLQLEKEVVRVWFCNRRQKEKRMTPPGVGQTPEDVYSQVVNESFVVDCLKDASLKDEPDDQMDITSSSYRQLILVH from the exons CAACAGCATTCTCTCCTCATCAGGCTCGGTCGTGCACTCGGATTCCGGAGGTGGCATGCAGCCGGGAAGCGCTGCCGTTACTTCAGTATCAGCCGGATACAGAGGAGATCCCTCGGGCAAAATGGTGCAGAGCGAATTTATGCAAGGAGCCATGGCGGCAAGTAATGGGGGCCACATGCTAAGCCATGCTCATCAGTGGGTCACCTCACTCCCTCatgccgccgccgccgccgcagcagcagcagcagcagctgcagcagccGAAGCCGGATCGCCTTGGTCTACTAGTCCCGTGGGAATGGCGGGTAGCCCGCAGCAGCAAGATGTCAAGAGCACTTCAAACCGAGACGATCTTCACTCCGGTACCTCGCTGCACCACCGGGGTACTCACGGGGCTCACCAGGCGCACCAAAGCGCATGGGTTGGCACCACGGCTGCGGCGCACATCAGCACCATCACGGCGGGCCAGCAGCAGTCTCAGCAGTCTCTCATTTACTCTCAACCAGGTGCGTTCACGGTCAACGGGATGCTAAATCCCGCGAGTAGTTTGGTTCACCCGGGTCTGATGCGCGGCGAATCGCCCGAAATGGACCACGGCagccaccatcatcaccaccaccatcatcatcatcctcaccatcacccCCACCAGCAACAGCAACACGCGCACCATCCTCACGCGCAACACCACGGCGGCGTGAACAGCCACGACTCACACTCAGACGAGGACACACCGACCTCCGACGACCTCGAGCAGTTTGCCAAGCAGTTCAAGCAGCGACGCATTAAGCTCGGCTTCACGCAAGCCGACGTTGGCTTGGCTCTCGGCACACTCTACGGCAACGTTTTCTCGCAGACCACCATCTGCAGGTTCGAGGCACTGCAGCTTAGCTTCAAGAACATGTGCAAGCTCAAGCCGTTGCTGAACAAGTGGCTGGAGGAGGCAGATTCGAGCACCGGCAGCCCTACGAGCATCGACAAAATAGCGGCACAGGGCCGCAAGCGCAAGAAGCGCACCTCCATCGAGGTGAGCGTTAAAGGGGCCTTGGAGAGCCACTTCCTCAAATGTCCTAAACCTTCTGCGCAGGAGATCACCACACTGGCGGACAGTCTGCAGCTGGAAAAGGAGGTGGTTCGTGTTTGGTTCTGCAACCGGAGGCAGAAGGAGAAGAGGATGACACCGCCTGGTGTAGGCCAGACGCCGGAGGACGTATACTCTCAGGTCGTCAAC GAGAGCTTTGTGGTAGATTGCTTAAAAGATGCAAGTTTGAAAGATGAACCCGACGACCAGATGGACATAACTTCGAGCTCCTATCGCCAGCTCATTTTGGTGCATTGA
- the lg06h2orf49 gene encoding ashwin encodes MASCSKRGDVRMRNSDGDVSGTDLLLHPELLSRDFLKLVLHEKKIKTDESEDPDHLTELYIQHVIPLPQRELPNNRWGKRVEKTNPRQSSTTAHSSSTDSGRKRPLIVFDGSSTNTGSIKLKRAEDVPVTDRLKSPPSSISLNNPIRKLPGSSPNSSSSRASAGSARSPTGNGSLISSSASPVQSNCMSTKLKRGASSSGVPKSPELKSPEVKKKIQHVTWP; translated from the exons ATGGCTTCCTGCAGCAAAAGAGGAGACGTGAGAATGAGAAATTCTGATGGAGATGTTTCAGGAACAGACTTGTTGCTTCACCCCGAACTTCTGTCTCGGGATTTTCTCAAACTCGTCTTACACGAG AAAAAGATAAAGACAGATGAGAGTGAAGACCCTGACCACCTTACAGAGCTATATATCCAGCATGTCATCCCACTCCCACAGCGAGAACTTCCCAATAACAGGTGGGGGAAACGAGTGGAGAAGACAAATCCACGCCAGAGCTCGACCACTGCACACAG CTCAAGCACTGATAGTGGCAGGAAGCGTCCCTTGATAGTGTTCGATGGCAGTTCCACCAACACCGGCAGCATTAAACTAAAGAGAGCTGAAGATGTACCAGTTACAGATCGCTTAAAGTCCCCACCTTCCAGCATCAGTCTCAATAACCCTATACGTAAACTTCCAGGGTCCTCCCCAAACTCATCTTCCTCCCGGGCTTCAGCAGGAAGTGCCAGGAGTCCTACAGGAAATGGCAGTCTAATTAGCTCCTCAGCATCTCCAGTACAGTCCAACTGCATGAGCACAAAGCTAAAGCGAGGAGCATCCAGCTCAGGAGTGCCTAAAAGCCCT GAACTCAAGTCACCTGAAGTGAAAAAGAAGATTCAACATGTCACATGGCCATGA
- the gpr45 gene encoding high-affinity lysophosphatidic acid receptor, whose translation MSVCNASSVEQCGLLGPAEPDLQDVQTSLIPVVIRVALAAIMIFMITIGFLGNSIVCLIVYQKPAMRSAINLLLATLAFSDIMLSLLCMPFTAVTVASTDWSFGVGFCRASVMLYWFFVLEGVSILLIISVDRFLIIVQRQDKLTPHRAKVLIASSWALSFCVALPSLISWRTGIIMERMPQCILGYSDSLAERGYMVLLAVAVFFVPFSVMLYSYMCILNTVRRNALRIHTHVAEDCAGLKLGLTGLQRPPQVNVDMSFKTRAFTTILILFIGFSVCWLPHTVVSLMAVFSRSFYFSPAFYPVSIGALWLSYLKAVFNPVIYCWRIRKFREACLDFMPKTCRLCPKVPGRSHRRIRPSNIYICSSETQSAV comes from the coding sequence ATGTCTGTATGTAATGCCAGCTCTGTGGAACAATGTGGCCTGCTTGGACCAGCAGAGCCTGATCTGCAGGATGTTCAGACCAGTTTAATTCCTGTTGTGATTAGGGTGGCTTTGGCAGCCATCATGATCTTCATGATCACTATTGGTTTCTTAGGTAATTCAATAGTGTGTTTGATCGTCTATCAAAAGCCAGCAATGAGATCAGCTATCAACCTGCTTCTAGCTACGCTAGCCTTCTCAGACATTATGCTCTCTCTGCTGTGTATGCCTTTCACTGCTGTGACTGTGGCCTCCACGGACTGGAGTTTCGGAGTAGGGTTCTGCCGAGCCTCTGTCATGCTTTACTGGTTCTTTGTTCTGGAGGGCGTCTCCATCTTGCTCATCATCAGCGTGGATCGTTTTCTCATCATCGTGCAGAGGCAGGACAAGTTAACACCACATCGTGCCAAAGTTCTGATCGCGTCCTCATGGGCTCTGTCCTTCTGTGTGGCACTTCCATCACTTATAAGCTGGAGGACAGGTATCATCATGGAACGGATGCCGCAGTGTATCCTGGGATATAGTGACTCGCTGGCAGAACGGGGTTACATGGTGCTGTTAGCAGTGGCAGTTTTCTTTGTTCCATTTAGTGTCATGCTGTATTCCTACATGTGCATTCTGAACACAGTGCGGAGAAACGCGCTGCGTATCCACACCCACGTTGCTGAAGACTGTGCAGGGCTTAAGCTGGGTCTTACAGGTCTGCAGCGCCCCCCACAGGTCAATGTGGACATGAGCTTTAAAACCAGGGCCTTCACCACCATCCTTATCCTCTTTATTGGCTTCTCTGTGTGTTGGCTGCCTCATACTGTGGTGAGCCTAATGGCTGTATTCAGTCGCAGCTTCTACTTCAGTCCAGCATTTTATCCAGTTAGCATAGGGGCTCTGTGGCTCAGTTACCTAAAGGCTGTATTTAACCCTGTCATCTACTGCTGGAGGATCCGCAAATTTCGTGAAGCCTGTTTAGATTTCATGCCCAAAACTTGCAGGCTGTGCCCCAAGGTCCCTGGTCGAAGTCACAGGCGCATACGACCCAGCAATATTTATATCTGTAGCAGTGAGACCCAGTCTGCCGTTTAG
- the fhl2a gene encoding four and a half LIM domains protein 2a — MTERYDCHYCKESLFGKKYVLREENPYCVKCYESLYSNTCEECKKPIGCNSRDLSYKDRHWHEDCFHCFQCKRSLVDKPFSTKDEQLLCTECYSNEYSSKCHECNKTIMPGSRKMEHKGNSWHETCFTCKRCQQPIGTKSFIPKDNNNYCVPCYEKQFAMQCVHCKKPITTSGVTYHDQPWHKDCFLCTGCKQQLSGQRFTSRDDFAYCLNCFCNLYAKKCASCTSPISGLGGSKYISFEERQWHNDCFNCKKCSVSLVGRGFLTERDDILCPECGKDI, encoded by the exons ATGACGGAGCGTTATGACTGTCACTACTGTAAGGAGTCCCTGTTTGGGAAAAAGTATGTCCTACGGGAGGAGAACCCATACTGTGTAAAGTGCTATGAAAGCCTGTACTCCAACACCTGTGAGGAGTGCAAGAAGCCTATCGGTTGCAACAGCAGG GACCTGTCATACAAGGACCGCCACTGGCATGAGGACTGTTTCCACTGCTTCCAGTGTAAGCGCTCACTGGTGGACAAACCGTTCTCCACCAAGGATGAGCAGCTGCTGTGTACGGAGTGCTACTCCAATGAGTACTCCTCCAAGTGCCACGAGTGCAACAAGACCATCATGCCTG GCTCCAGGAAGATGGAGCATAAGGGCAACAGCTGGCATGAGACTTGCTTCACCTGTAAGCGCTGCCAGCAGCCCATTGGAACCAAGAGCTTCATCCCTaaggacaacaacaactatTGCGTGCCATGCTATGAGAAGCAGTTTGCTATGCAGTGTGTGCACTGCAAGAAG CCCATCACCACCAGCGGTGTGACCTACCACGACCAGCCATGGCACAAGGACTGCTTCCTGTGCACCGGCTGTAAGCAGCAGCTTTCTGGCCAGCGCTTCACCTCTCGTGATGACTTTGCCTACTGCCTCAACTGCTTCTGTAACCTGTATGCCAAGAAGTGCGCCTCCTGCACTTCCCCGATCAGTG GGCTTGGAGGGAGCAAGTATATCTCTTTCGAGGAGCGCCAGTGGCACAACGACTGTTTCAACTGCAAGAAGTGCTCGGTGTCTCTCGTGGGCCGAGGCTTCCTGACCGAGAGGGATGACATCCTGTGCCCGGAGTGTGGCAAAGACATCTAA